One stretch of Xanthomonas sp. DAR 35659 DNA includes these proteins:
- a CDS encoding UDP-2,3-diacylglucosamine diphosphatase, protein MKPVSSPSPRRAVFVSDVHLGAPHCHARELADFLGGLRCEQLYLVGDIVDFWWMAQRRAVWSAAHQRVIDALHALARGGTELIYVPGNHDRPIRRFCGLALPAMQVRRRAVHATADGRRLLVVHGDDYDSVTQFGGLQEKFGDWLYYRILTGNQLTNRVRRRFGMRYWSLADYLKRQSGAAERYIERFVAAGLDDARRRGLDGVICGHVHRAGLFERDDLVYANDGDWVESLTALAEEADGTLRLLSHRGEVLRELPPRPRLLQDSTWPRAA, encoded by the coding sequence ATGAAGCCGGTCAGCAGTCCGTCGCCGCGCCGCGCGGTGTTCGTTTCCGACGTGCACCTGGGCGCGCCGCATTGCCACGCGCGCGAACTGGCCGATTTCCTCGGCGGCCTGCGCTGCGAACAGCTGTATCTGGTCGGCGACATCGTCGACTTCTGGTGGATGGCGCAGCGCCGCGCGGTGTGGAGCGCGGCGCACCAGCGCGTGATCGATGCGCTGCACGCGCTGGCCCGTGGCGGCACCGAACTGATCTACGTGCCCGGCAACCACGACCGGCCGATCCGCCGCTTCTGCGGGCTGGCGCTGCCGGCGATGCAGGTGCGCCGGCGCGCGGTGCACGCCACCGCCGACGGCCGCCGCCTGCTGGTGGTGCACGGCGACGACTACGACAGCGTGACCCAGTTCGGCGGCCTGCAGGAGAAGTTCGGCGACTGGCTGTACTACCGCATTCTCACCGGCAACCAACTGACCAACCGCGTGCGTCGCCGCTTCGGCATGCGCTACTGGTCGTTGGCCGATTACCTGAAGCGGCAGAGCGGAGCGGCCGAACGCTACATCGAGCGCTTCGTCGCCGCCGGACTGGACGACGCACGCCGTCGCGGCCTGGACGGGGTGATCTGCGGCCACGTGCACCGCGCCGGGCTGTTCGAGCGCGACGACCTGGTCTACGCCAACGACGGCGACTGGGTCGAGAGCCTCACCGCGCTCGCGGAAGAGGCCGACGGCACGCTGCGCCTGCTGTCGCATCGCGGCGAGGTGCTGCGCGAGTTGCCGCCGCGCCCGCGCCTGCTGCAGGACAGCACCTGGCCGCGCGCGGCCTGA